From a region of the Pogona vitticeps strain Pit_001003342236 chromosome 7, PviZW2.1, whole genome shotgun sequence genome:
- the LOC110086815 gene encoding putative oxidoreductase YteT isoform X4, which yields MSCQISVLVIGAGNRGQNYASYALHYPARMKVIGVADPRPFARKALQEAHKIDNDNVFDDWRPAAEREKFADAVIIATPDRLHKAPAVAFAQKGYHILLEKPMAVTPEDCKEIVRASKASNIILAVCHVLRYYPVALKIKEVLDSKLIGDICHIQHLEPVGFWHFAHSFVRGNWRNEGESSFSLLAKSCHDVDLINFWMGGKRCLKISSFGSLSHFTKEHKPEGAASRCLDCSIEQTCPYSARKIYLKLGEEGYFRWPVSVVCSSGQSDIESLTKALKDGPYGRCVYDCDNDVVSNQVVNMEFEGGATAAFTMIAFTEKLGVRKTTIYGTKENNPSLIQTGAEETLSSHLLVFEAERSRREKRVVFLET from the exons ATGTCTTGCCAGATCAGCGTCCTAGTGATCGGAGCTGGGAATCGGGGGCAAAATTATGCTTCGTACGCTTTACATTACCCTGCCCGCATGAAG GTGATCGGTGTGGCCGACCCTCGGCCGTTTGCGAGAAAGGCCCTCCAGGAAGCTCACAAGATCGACAACGATAATGTGTTTGACG ACTGGCGACCGGCAGCGGAACGAGAGAAGTTTGCCGACGCTGTCATTATCGCAACCCCAGATCGGCTCCATAAG GCACCAGCGGTGGCTTTTGCGCAAAAGGGGTACCACATCTTATTGGAGAAGCCCATGGCG GTAACCCCCGAAGACTGTAAAGAAATAGTCCGGGCATCTAAAGCCAGCAACATCATCCTGGCCGTGTGTCACGTCCTGCGCTACTATCCGGTTGCGCTGAAGATCAAG GAGGTGCTGGACAGTAAGCTGATTGGAGACATCTGCCATATTCAGCATCTGGAGCCT GTTGGATTCTGGCATTTCGCCCACTCTTTCGTCCGCGGGAACTGGAGGAACGAAGGGGAAAGTTCCTTCTCCTTGCTGGCCAAATCGTGCCATGACGTTGACCTCATTAATTTCTGGATGGGGGGCAAAAG ATGCTTGAAAATCTCCTCGTTTGGCAGTCTCTCTCATTTCACAAAAGAGCACAAG CCCGAGGGAGCTGCTAGCCGGTGCCTAGACTGTTCGATTGAGCAAACATGTCCCTATTCAGCCAGGAAAATCTACTTAAAACTGGGAGAGGAG GGCTATTTCCGCTGGCCGGTGTCCGTGGTGTGCAGTAGTGGCCAGTCTGATATAGAATCACTGACTAAAGCGTTGAAGGATGGCCCTTATGGAAGGTGCGTTTACGACTGTGACAATGATGTGGTTAGTAACCAG gttgtcaacatggAGTTTGAAGGAGGAGCAACAGCAGCTTTCACGATGATTGCTTTTACAGAGAAGCTGGGTGTGAGGAAAACCACCATCTACGGAACAAAA GAGAACAATCCTTCCCTAATCCAGACAGGTGCCGAGGAGACTCTCAGTTCTCACCTCCTTGTCTTCGAGGCTGAGCGGTCCAGGAGAGAAAAACGGGTTGTGTTTCTTGAAACATAA
- the LOC110086815 gene encoding putative oxidoreductase YteT isoform X1, which produces MSCQISVLVIGAGNRGQNYASYALHYPARMKVIGVADPRPFARKALQEAHKIDNDNVFDDWRPAAEREKFADAVIIATPDRLHKAPAVAFAQKGYHILLEKPMAVTPEDCKEIVRASKASNIILAVCHVLRYYPVALKIKEVLDSKLIGDICHIQHLEPVGFWHFAHSFVRGNWRNEGESSFSLLAKSCHDVDLINFWMGGKRCLKISSFGSLSHFTKEHKPEGAASRCLDCSIEQTCPYSARKIYLKLGEEGYFRWPVSVVCSSGQSDIESLTKALKDGPYGRCVYDCDNDVVSNQVVNMEFEGGATAAFTMIAFTEKLGVRKTTIYGTKGELNCEGSGPVEVFDFLERKKTIFSPETAPCVPESLGAHNGADYYLIESFVSAVAENNPSLIQTGAEETLSSHLLVFEAERSRREKRVVFLET; this is translated from the exons ATGTCTTGCCAGATCAGCGTCCTAGTGATCGGAGCTGGGAATCGGGGGCAAAATTATGCTTCGTACGCTTTACATTACCCTGCCCGCATGAAG GTGATCGGTGTGGCCGACCCTCGGCCGTTTGCGAGAAAGGCCCTCCAGGAAGCTCACAAGATCGACAACGATAATGTGTTTGACG ACTGGCGACCGGCAGCGGAACGAGAGAAGTTTGCCGACGCTGTCATTATCGCAACCCCAGATCGGCTCCATAAG GCACCAGCGGTGGCTTTTGCGCAAAAGGGGTACCACATCTTATTGGAGAAGCCCATGGCG GTAACCCCCGAAGACTGTAAAGAAATAGTCCGGGCATCTAAAGCCAGCAACATCATCCTGGCCGTGTGTCACGTCCTGCGCTACTATCCGGTTGCGCTGAAGATCAAG GAGGTGCTGGACAGTAAGCTGATTGGAGACATCTGCCATATTCAGCATCTGGAGCCT GTTGGATTCTGGCATTTCGCCCACTCTTTCGTCCGCGGGAACTGGAGGAACGAAGGGGAAAGTTCCTTCTCCTTGCTGGCCAAATCGTGCCATGACGTTGACCTCATTAATTTCTGGATGGGGGGCAAAAG ATGCTTGAAAATCTCCTCGTTTGGCAGTCTCTCTCATTTCACAAAAGAGCACAAG CCCGAGGGAGCTGCTAGCCGGTGCCTAGACTGTTCGATTGAGCAAACATGTCCCTATTCAGCCAGGAAAATCTACTTAAAACTGGGAGAGGAG GGCTATTTCCGCTGGCCGGTGTCCGTGGTGTGCAGTAGTGGCCAGTCTGATATAGAATCACTGACTAAAGCGTTGAAGGATGGCCCTTATGGAAGGTGCGTTTACGACTGTGACAATGATGTGGTTAGTAACCAG gttgtcaacatggAGTTTGAAGGAGGAGCAACAGCAGCTTTCACGATGATTGCTTTTACAGAGAAGCTGGGTGTGAGGAAAACCACCATCTACGGAACAAAA GGGGAACTCAACTGTGAAGGCTCTGGACCTGTGGAAGTCTTTGATTTTCTTGAACGAAAGAAAACCATATTTTCTCCAGAGACGGCGCCCTGCGTACCAGAGTCCTTAGGAGCGCATAATGGTGCTGACTATTACCTGATAGAGAGTTTTGTTTCGGCCGTAGCT GAGAACAATCCTTCCCTAATCCAGACAGGTGCCGAGGAGACTCTCAGTTCTCACCTCCTTGTCTTCGAGGCTGAGCGGTCCAGGAGAGAAAAACGGGTTGTGTTTCTTGAAACATAA
- the MRPS16 gene encoding small ribosomal subunit protein bS16m has product MVQLGCPLLAKYHNLRIVIRLALGGCTNRPFYRIVAAHNKRARDGKYLEQIGCYDPLPNDHGEKIVGFNFDRLKYWLSTGALITKPVEKLLGLSGFFPLHPMTITNAERVQRRRVQEAAQGAAAQEEASSESETKM; this is encoded by the exons GGTGCCCTCTGCTGGCAAAGTACCACAACCTGCGCATCGTCATCCGTTTGGCGCTCGGCGGCTGCACCAACAGGCCTTTCTATCGGATCGTGGCCGCGCACAACAAACGAGCCCGAGATGGGAAGTATTTGGAGCAGATTGGTTGCTACGACCCGCTCCCGAATGACCACGGCGAGAAAATCGTGGGCTTCAACTTTGATCGGCTGAAATATTGGCTCTCCACCGGGGCCTTGATCACCAAACCTGTTGAAAAACTTTTGG GCCTTTCGGGGTTCTTCCCCTTGCACCCAATGACTATCACCAACGCTGAACGGGTCCAGAGGAGACGAGTGCAAGAGGCCGCTCAGGGAGCTGCTGCGCAGGAAGAAGCATCGTCGGAGAGCGAGACAAAAATGTAG
- the LOC110086815 gene encoding putative oxidoreductase YteT isoform X3 — MCLTTGDRQRNERSLPTLSLSQPQIGSIRWLPPPPPRQAPAVAFAQKGYHILLEKPMAVTPEDCKEIVRASKASNIILAVCHVLRYYPVALKIKEVLDSKLIGDICHIQHLEPVGFWHFAHSFVRGNWRNEGESSFSLLAKSCHDVDLINFWMGGKRCLKISSFGSLSHFTKEHKPEGAASRCLDCSIEQTCPYSARKIYLKLGEEGYFRWPVSVVCSSGQSDIESLTKALKDGPYGRCVYDCDNDVVSNQVVNMEFEGGATAAFTMIAFTEKLGVRKTTIYGTKGELNCEGSGPVEVFDFLERKKTIFSPETAPCVPESLGAHNGADYYLIESFVSAVAENNPSLIQTGAEETLSSHLLVFEAERSRREKRVVFLET, encoded by the exons ATGTGTTTGACG ACTGGCGACCGGCAGCGGAACGAGAGAAGTTTGCCGACGCTGTCATTATCGCAACCCCAGATCGGCTCCATAAG gtggcttcccccccctcctccccgacAGGCACCAGCGGTGGCTTTTGCGCAAAAGGGGTACCACATCTTATTGGAGAAGCCCATGGCG GTAACCCCCGAAGACTGTAAAGAAATAGTCCGGGCATCTAAAGCCAGCAACATCATCCTGGCCGTGTGTCACGTCCTGCGCTACTATCCGGTTGCGCTGAAGATCAAG GAGGTGCTGGACAGTAAGCTGATTGGAGACATCTGCCATATTCAGCATCTGGAGCCT GTTGGATTCTGGCATTTCGCCCACTCTTTCGTCCGCGGGAACTGGAGGAACGAAGGGGAAAGTTCCTTCTCCTTGCTGGCCAAATCGTGCCATGACGTTGACCTCATTAATTTCTGGATGGGGGGCAAAAG ATGCTTGAAAATCTCCTCGTTTGGCAGTCTCTCTCATTTCACAAAAGAGCACAAG CCCGAGGGAGCTGCTAGCCGGTGCCTAGACTGTTCGATTGAGCAAACATGTCCCTATTCAGCCAGGAAAATCTACTTAAAACTGGGAGAGGAG GGCTATTTCCGCTGGCCGGTGTCCGTGGTGTGCAGTAGTGGCCAGTCTGATATAGAATCACTGACTAAAGCGTTGAAGGATGGCCCTTATGGAAGGTGCGTTTACGACTGTGACAATGATGTGGTTAGTAACCAG gttgtcaacatggAGTTTGAAGGAGGAGCAACAGCAGCTTTCACGATGATTGCTTTTACAGAGAAGCTGGGTGTGAGGAAAACCACCATCTACGGAACAAAA GGGGAACTCAACTGTGAAGGCTCTGGACCTGTGGAAGTCTTTGATTTTCTTGAACGAAAGAAAACCATATTTTCTCCAGAGACGGCGCCCTGCGTACCAGAGTCCTTAGGAGCGCATAATGGTGCTGACTATTACCTGATAGAGAGTTTTGTTTCGGCCGTAGCT GAGAACAATCCTTCCCTAATCCAGACAGGTGCCGAGGAGACTCTCAGTTCTCACCTCCTTGTCTTCGAGGCTGAGCGGTCCAGGAGAGAAAAACGGGTTGTGTTTCTTGAAACATAA
- the LOC110086815 gene encoding putative oxidoreductase YteT isoform X2 gives MSCQISVLVIGAGNRGQNYASYALHYPARMKVIGVADPRPFARKALQEAHKIDNDNVFDDWRPAAEREKFADAVIIATPDRLHKAPAVAFAQKGYHILLEKPMAVTPEDCKEIVRASKASNIILAVCHVLRYYPVALKIKVLDSKLIGDICHIQHLEPVGFWHFAHSFVRGNWRNEGESSFSLLAKSCHDVDLINFWMGGKRCLKISSFGSLSHFTKEHKPEGAASRCLDCSIEQTCPYSARKIYLKLGEEGYFRWPVSVVCSSGQSDIESLTKALKDGPYGRCVYDCDNDVVSNQVVNMEFEGGATAAFTMIAFTEKLGVRKTTIYGTKGELNCEGSGPVEVFDFLERKKTIFSPETAPCVPESLGAHNGADYYLIESFVSAVAENNPSLIQTGAEETLSSHLLVFEAERSRREKRVVFLET, from the exons ATGTCTTGCCAGATCAGCGTCCTAGTGATCGGAGCTGGGAATCGGGGGCAAAATTATGCTTCGTACGCTTTACATTACCCTGCCCGCATGAAG GTGATCGGTGTGGCCGACCCTCGGCCGTTTGCGAGAAAGGCCCTCCAGGAAGCTCACAAGATCGACAACGATAATGTGTTTGACG ACTGGCGACCGGCAGCGGAACGAGAGAAGTTTGCCGACGCTGTCATTATCGCAACCCCAGATCGGCTCCATAAG GCACCAGCGGTGGCTTTTGCGCAAAAGGGGTACCACATCTTATTGGAGAAGCCCATGGCG GTAACCCCCGAAGACTGTAAAGAAATAGTCCGGGCATCTAAAGCCAGCAACATCATCCTGGCCGTGTGTCACGTCCTGCGCTACTATCCGGTTGCGCTGAAGATCAAG GTGCTGGACAGTAAGCTGATTGGAGACATCTGCCATATTCAGCATCTGGAGCCT GTTGGATTCTGGCATTTCGCCCACTCTTTCGTCCGCGGGAACTGGAGGAACGAAGGGGAAAGTTCCTTCTCCTTGCTGGCCAAATCGTGCCATGACGTTGACCTCATTAATTTCTGGATGGGGGGCAAAAG ATGCTTGAAAATCTCCTCGTTTGGCAGTCTCTCTCATTTCACAAAAGAGCACAAG CCCGAGGGAGCTGCTAGCCGGTGCCTAGACTGTTCGATTGAGCAAACATGTCCCTATTCAGCCAGGAAAATCTACTTAAAACTGGGAGAGGAG GGCTATTTCCGCTGGCCGGTGTCCGTGGTGTGCAGTAGTGGCCAGTCTGATATAGAATCACTGACTAAAGCGTTGAAGGATGGCCCTTATGGAAGGTGCGTTTACGACTGTGACAATGATGTGGTTAGTAACCAG gttgtcaacatggAGTTTGAAGGAGGAGCAACAGCAGCTTTCACGATGATTGCTTTTACAGAGAAGCTGGGTGTGAGGAAAACCACCATCTACGGAACAAAA GGGGAACTCAACTGTGAAGGCTCTGGACCTGTGGAAGTCTTTGATTTTCTTGAACGAAAGAAAACCATATTTTCTCCAGAGACGGCGCCCTGCGTACCAGAGTCCTTAGGAGCGCATAATGGTGCTGACTATTACCTGATAGAGAGTTTTGTTTCGGCCGTAGCT GAGAACAATCCTTCCCTAATCCAGACAGGTGCCGAGGAGACTCTCAGTTCTCACCTCCTTGTCTTCGAGGCTGAGCGGTCCAGGAGAGAAAAACGGGTTGTGTTTCTTGAAACATAA
- the SLC45A1 gene encoding proton-associated sugar transporter A isoform X1 yields MCWLHSWWCASLYDQQVTRNTPPILLIVLHAAWRRCSWAGPFWAGVAVNQSSTNQSFSAGFGFKESPASLLSALFPLLSVLKSVLKAVMSVSLLFDLSNGKATMIPPVAAASPSGEALFPALSSQERWCSQVAGYAGSIPRHISHRANNFKRHPKRRKHIRPSPPPPPNTPCPIDRIHFGEIHPPRSFLELLFNGCILFGIEFSYAMETAYVTPALLQMGLPDQLYGMVWFISPILGFLLQPLLGAWSDRCTSPFGRRRPFILVLAIGALAGLSLMLNGRDIGLSLTDTMNNHKWGIVLTICGVILMDFCADSADNPSHAYMMDMCSPSDQDRGLNIHALLAGLGGGFGYVVGGINWDRTRFGRAVGGQLRVIYIFTSVTLTAATVLTLISIPERALPSYNKKKKVMKSPSLPLPPSPPLLFEDCVNGNLAAPNPVHLYTSFTSPISPLSPLTPKYGSFISRDNSLTGLSDFASSFGTSNIDSVLIDCFTGGHEGYTALPASLPRQATSVSFPRAPDGFYGHETATSEGGDPLGLPNVEGLRVGSLDAIKPRSSGILKRPQTLAIPDIITGNIPESSRRRNVTFSQQVANILLNGVKYESELNGSGELSEQPLSMKLLCSTICHMPKALRNLCINHFLGWLSFEGMLLFYTDFMGEVVFQGDPKAPHESEEYQKYNAGVTMGCWGMCIYAFSAALYSASLEKLEEYFSIRTLYFIAYLAFGLGTGLATLSRNIYVILSLCVTYGILFSTLCTLPYSLLCDYYQSKKFAGSTEDGTKRGMGVDISLLSCQYFLAQILVSVVMGPLTAAVGSANGVMYFASVTSFLGCLYSSLCIVYEITPSEELPEEEQPLMLSA; encoded by the exons ATGTGTTGGTTGCACTCCTGGTGGTGTGCTTCGTTGTATGATCAGCAGGTAACCAGGAATACACCTCCCATCTTGTTAAtagtcttgcatgctgcctggagaaggtgtagCTGGGCagggcctttctgggctggagtggctgtcaatcaatccagcactaaccaatcattctctgCTGGCTttggattcaaagagagccctgcctctctgctgagtgctcttttccctctcttgagtGTGTTGAAGTCTGTCTTGAAGGCAGTCATGTCTGTCAGTTTGCTTTTTGATCTGTCCAATG GCAAGGCCACCATGATCCCTCCGGTCGCCGCGGCGAGTCCTTCCGGCGAGGCGCTCTTCCCCGCCCTCTCCTCTCAGGAACGGTGGTGCTCGCAAGTGGCCGGCTACGCCGGCTCCATCCCCCGCCATATCAGCCACCGGGCCAACAACTTTAAAAGGCACCCCAAGAGGAGGAAACACATCCGGCCGTCCCCGCCGCCTCCCCCCAACACCCCTTGCCCCATCGACCGCATCCATTTTGGCGAGATCCACCCGCCACGGTCCTTCCTGGAACTGCTGTTCAACGGGTGCATCCTTTTCGGGATTGAGTTCAGCTACGCTATGGAGACCGCCTACGTGACGCCCGCCTTGCTCCAGATGGGGCTGCCGGATCAGCTTTACGGGATGGTTTGGTTCATCAGCCCCATCCTGG gCTTTTTGCTTCAGCCTTTGTTGGGTGCTTGGAGCGACAGGTGTACTTCACCTTTCGGGAGGAGACGGCCATTTATATTAGTTCTGGCCATTG GGGCATTGGCAGGGCTCTCCCTGATGCTGAACGGCAGGGACATCGGTCTCTCCTTGACGGACACCATGAACAACCACAAGTGGGGGATAGTGCTCACCATTTGTGGCGTCATCCTGATGGACTTCTGCGCAGATTCCGCGGACAATCCCAGCCATGCCTACATGATGGACATGTGTAGCCCATCAGATCAAGACAGGGGACTAAATATTCATGCCCTCTTAGCAG GTCTTGGAGGCGGCTTCGGCTACGTCGTGGGAGGCATCAACTGGGACAGGACCCGCTTCGGGAGGGCCGTGGGGGGCCAGCTGCGCGTCATCTACATCTTCACCTCCGTCACCTTGACGGCCGCCACCGTCTTGACGTTGATCAGCATCCCCGAACGGGCCTTGCCATCCTAtaacaagaagaaaaaagtgatGAAAAGCCCCAGCTTGCcactccctccttccccacccctcctCTTTGAGGACTGTGTGAATGGAAACCTCGCCGCCCCGAACCCGGTGCATTTGTACACCAGTTTCACCAGCCCCATTTCTCCCCTCAGCCCTCTCACGCCGAAGTACGGCAGCTTCATCAGCCGAGACAATTCCCTGACGGGCCTCAGCGACTTTGCCTCGTCCTTCGGGACGTCCAACATCGACAGCGTCCTTATAGACTGTTTCACGGGGGGCCACGAGGGCTACACGGCCCTCCCGGCTAGCCTCCCCAGGCAGGCCACCAGCGTCAGCTTCCCCCGAGCTCCAGATGGCTTCTACGGCCACGAGACGGCTACCTCGGAAGGGGGCGACCCTTTAGGGTTGCCAAATGTTGAAGGCTTGAGGGTGGGATCTTTGGATGCCATCAAACCCCGGTCCTCGGGAATCCTAAAACGGCCCCAGACTTTGGCTATTCCAGATATCATCACAGGCAACATTCCCGAAAGCAGCCGGAGAAGGAATGTCACCTTCAGCCAACAG GTCGCCAACATTCTGCTGAACGGGGTGAAGTACGAGAGTGAATTGAACGGATCCGGCGAACTCTCTGAGCAGCCGCTCTCGATGAAGCTGCTGTGCTCCACCATCTGCCACATGCCGAAAGCCCTGCGCAACCTCTGCATTAACCATTTCCTTG GCTGGCTCTCCTTTGAGGGAATGCTTCTGTTCTACACCGACTTTATGGGAGAGGTGGTGTTCCAGGGAGACCCAAAGGCCCCACATGAGTCGGAAGAGTATCAGAAATACAATGCCGGTGTGACCATGGGCTGCTGGGGCATGTGCATCTATGCATTTAGTGCTGCACTTTATtcag CCTCCCTCGAAAAACTGGAGGAATACTTCAGCATCCGTACGCTGTATTTTATAGCGTATCTTGCCTTTGGACTCGGGACGGGTTTAGCAACTTTGTCCAGAAATATCTACGTGATTTTGTCACTCTGCGTGACATACGGGATTCTGTTTTCAACGCTTTGCACACTTCCATATTCTCTTTTGTGCGACTACTACCAGAGCAAGAAG ttcGCAGGATCCACTGAAGACGGCACCAAGCGGGGAATGGGGGTTGACATTTCCCTCCTCAGCTGCCAGTACTTCCTGGCCCAGATCCTCGTCTCCGTGGTGATGGGGCCCTTAACGGCGGCCGTGGGCAGCGCCAACGGGGTGATGTACTTTGCCAGCGTGACGTCTTTCCTGGGCTGCTTGTATTCCTCCCTCTGCATTGTCTACGAGATCACGCCGAGCGAGGAGCTGCCGGAAGAGGAGCAGCCTCTGATGCTGAGCGCATGA
- the SLC45A1 gene encoding proton-associated sugar transporter A isoform X2 encodes MGKSSPATLRQGKKERRRVLFLQSRCWWWEDDGDIIHPALVREEWETGVGGGKSTNASRGPASKPKTPEKTARFWTSHLSSLQFSKGCSTFWHNPGKATMIPPVAAASPSGEALFPALSSQERWCSQVAGYAGSIPRHISHRANNFKRHPKRRKHIRPSPPPPPNTPCPIDRIHFGEIHPPRSFLELLFNGCILFGIEFSYAMETAYVTPALLQMGLPDQLYGMVWFISPILGFLLQPLLGAWSDRCTSPFGRRRPFILVLAIGALAGLSLMLNGRDIGLSLTDTMNNHKWGIVLTICGVILMDFCADSADNPSHAYMMDMCSPSDQDRGLNIHALLAGLGGGFGYVVGGINWDRTRFGRAVGGQLRVIYIFTSVTLTAATVLTLISIPERALPSYNKKKKVMKSPSLPLPPSPPLLFEDCVNGNLAAPNPVHLYTSFTSPISPLSPLTPKYGSFISRDNSLTGLSDFASSFGTSNIDSVLIDCFTGGHEGYTALPASLPRQATSVSFPRAPDGFYGHETATSEGGDPLGLPNVEGLRVGSLDAIKPRSSGILKRPQTLAIPDIITGNIPESSRRRNVTFSQQVANILLNGVKYESELNGSGELSEQPLSMKLLCSTICHMPKALRNLCINHFLGWLSFEGMLLFYTDFMGEVVFQGDPKAPHESEEYQKYNAGVTMGCWGMCIYAFSAALYSASLEKLEEYFSIRTLYFIAYLAFGLGTGLATLSRNIYVILSLCVTYGILFSTLCTLPYSLLCDYYQSKKFAGSTEDGTKRGMGVDISLLSCQYFLAQILVSVVMGPLTAAVGSANGVMYFASVTSFLGCLYSSLCIVYEITPSEELPEEEQPLMLSA; translated from the exons ATGGGAAAATCCAGTCCTGCCACCttaaggcaggggaaaaaggagagaaggCGGGTGCTTTTTCTGCAGAGCCGCTGCTGGTGGTGGGAAGATGATGGTGACATCATCCACCCAGCCCTCGTACGGGAGGAGTGGgaaacgggggtgggtggggggaaatcaaCCAACGCTTCAAGGGGCCCGGCAAGCAAACCCAAGACACCAGAGAAAACAGCAAGATTTTGGACCTCACATCTTTCGTCCCTTCAGTTTTCCAAAGGATGCTCAACCTTCTGGCATAATCCAG GCAAGGCCACCATGATCCCTCCGGTCGCCGCGGCGAGTCCTTCCGGCGAGGCGCTCTTCCCCGCCCTCTCCTCTCAGGAACGGTGGTGCTCGCAAGTGGCCGGCTACGCCGGCTCCATCCCCCGCCATATCAGCCACCGGGCCAACAACTTTAAAAGGCACCCCAAGAGGAGGAAACACATCCGGCCGTCCCCGCCGCCTCCCCCCAACACCCCTTGCCCCATCGACCGCATCCATTTTGGCGAGATCCACCCGCCACGGTCCTTCCTGGAACTGCTGTTCAACGGGTGCATCCTTTTCGGGATTGAGTTCAGCTACGCTATGGAGACCGCCTACGTGACGCCCGCCTTGCTCCAGATGGGGCTGCCGGATCAGCTTTACGGGATGGTTTGGTTCATCAGCCCCATCCTGG gCTTTTTGCTTCAGCCTTTGTTGGGTGCTTGGAGCGACAGGTGTACTTCACCTTTCGGGAGGAGACGGCCATTTATATTAGTTCTGGCCATTG GGGCATTGGCAGGGCTCTCCCTGATGCTGAACGGCAGGGACATCGGTCTCTCCTTGACGGACACCATGAACAACCACAAGTGGGGGATAGTGCTCACCATTTGTGGCGTCATCCTGATGGACTTCTGCGCAGATTCCGCGGACAATCCCAGCCATGCCTACATGATGGACATGTGTAGCCCATCAGATCAAGACAGGGGACTAAATATTCATGCCCTCTTAGCAG GTCTTGGAGGCGGCTTCGGCTACGTCGTGGGAGGCATCAACTGGGACAGGACCCGCTTCGGGAGGGCCGTGGGGGGCCAGCTGCGCGTCATCTACATCTTCACCTCCGTCACCTTGACGGCCGCCACCGTCTTGACGTTGATCAGCATCCCCGAACGGGCCTTGCCATCCTAtaacaagaagaaaaaagtgatGAAAAGCCCCAGCTTGCcactccctccttccccacccctcctCTTTGAGGACTGTGTGAATGGAAACCTCGCCGCCCCGAACCCGGTGCATTTGTACACCAGTTTCACCAGCCCCATTTCTCCCCTCAGCCCTCTCACGCCGAAGTACGGCAGCTTCATCAGCCGAGACAATTCCCTGACGGGCCTCAGCGACTTTGCCTCGTCCTTCGGGACGTCCAACATCGACAGCGTCCTTATAGACTGTTTCACGGGGGGCCACGAGGGCTACACGGCCCTCCCGGCTAGCCTCCCCAGGCAGGCCACCAGCGTCAGCTTCCCCCGAGCTCCAGATGGCTTCTACGGCCACGAGACGGCTACCTCGGAAGGGGGCGACCCTTTAGGGTTGCCAAATGTTGAAGGCTTGAGGGTGGGATCTTTGGATGCCATCAAACCCCGGTCCTCGGGAATCCTAAAACGGCCCCAGACTTTGGCTATTCCAGATATCATCACAGGCAACATTCCCGAAAGCAGCCGGAGAAGGAATGTCACCTTCAGCCAACAG GTCGCCAACATTCTGCTGAACGGGGTGAAGTACGAGAGTGAATTGAACGGATCCGGCGAACTCTCTGAGCAGCCGCTCTCGATGAAGCTGCTGTGCTCCACCATCTGCCACATGCCGAAAGCCCTGCGCAACCTCTGCATTAACCATTTCCTTG GCTGGCTCTCCTTTGAGGGAATGCTTCTGTTCTACACCGACTTTATGGGAGAGGTGGTGTTCCAGGGAGACCCAAAGGCCCCACATGAGTCGGAAGAGTATCAGAAATACAATGCCGGTGTGACCATGGGCTGCTGGGGCATGTGCATCTATGCATTTAGTGCTGCACTTTATtcag CCTCCCTCGAAAAACTGGAGGAATACTTCAGCATCCGTACGCTGTATTTTATAGCGTATCTTGCCTTTGGACTCGGGACGGGTTTAGCAACTTTGTCCAGAAATATCTACGTGATTTTGTCACTCTGCGTGACATACGGGATTCTGTTTTCAACGCTTTGCACACTTCCATATTCTCTTTTGTGCGACTACTACCAGAGCAAGAAG ttcGCAGGATCCACTGAAGACGGCACCAAGCGGGGAATGGGGGTTGACATTTCCCTCCTCAGCTGCCAGTACTTCCTGGCCCAGATCCTCGTCTCCGTGGTGATGGGGCCCTTAACGGCGGCCGTGGGCAGCGCCAACGGGGTGATGTACTTTGCCAGCGTGACGTCTTTCCTGGGCTGCTTGTATTCCTCCCTCTGCATTGTCTACGAGATCACGCCGAGCGAGGAGCTGCCGGAAGAGGAGCAGCCTCTGATGCTGAGCGCATGA